CGAAGGGAgagaaggtgacaaaaatagagcagagaaTACAAAATAACATCCCTGGAGTCTGCtcctacacctgcagagagagatatataaagaacaacaaaacaaacagaagaagtatcacaggtacaaacaaccaatagCTATGATGACATCACCGAAAAATAGGCATCTtgtatttaatacaagatgtgtccagtgacagccaaagctaataaTAGGGTTTATCTGTAAGCACCGGAATcaaagcacctgtaggtgtttgtgagggtgtgcttgtatatgtaaggtttgtCCATAATGAAAATGCTCAATATTGGTTGTAAGAAACCAAAGACCCTCCCCCAGTCAGACACTGCAGAGACCAGAGCCCTAGACATTCAAAAGGACAGCCACAGGACAGGACAGGACCAACGCAGGGGCCGCTGCCTTCTCCATCCCAGAGGAGAGCTCCCAGCAGCCGCAGTGCAGCAGCCTCTGGGGCTGCAGAAGCCTGCTATGGcagagcagatccagccatgggtCCAGACACCCGAGACCTGAGACTGCCCTTCAGCAGAACCCCGGCAGAGCCAGGGGGGTTTGTAAACTTTTTAGACTATACTATATTAtcttgctttaaaaatgttttgttttattcctcCCTCAGCTACACATTGTACACATCAAATCCTCCTTCAAGAGAAACACCGATCTTGCTGTTGCTGATTCTGAGGGAGTTGCTGTTCTTGGTTTCTTTATTGAGGTAAGCAGAGATGATCTGAAGTGAGAGCTTTTTTTCTCTACAGCTGCTTTATCAGCATCTCTTTGCTTTTAAAGGAGCTGCCAGGTACGAGAAACCAGCCAGCCAGCTGGAAGACCTTGACCTCCTACTTGTCAGATGTCTCGTTGGCTGGTAAGACTGACCTCCTCTGAGACTTATTTGTGAGTCTGTTTAAGTGCAAGTGTCTTATTTCAGTGGTCATTTCTCTCCTCAGGCCAGAAGTCAAGAATAAAATATAGGATTTCTCTGGACGATCTTCTCTCTGGGGTGGACCGCTCAAAGTACTATCGCTACCTCGGCTCCTTGACCACCCCTACCTGTGATGAGGCTGTGGTTTGGACCGTGTTCAAGGAGCCAATTAAAGTCAGCAAAAACTTGGTAAGCATCATCATAGGGGGTCcaaattcatatatatatatatatatatatatatatatatatatatatatatatatatatatatatatataacctgcAATGGTCACAGAAATAGCTTGAACCTTAGTGATGTAATAAAAAATGAACTAATTAGCATCACAGGTGTCTAGTTACAATCTTGTAACTAGCAATGATGCTAATTAGGACTACAGGTATTCACTGTGCTGTTTGGTGACATGGTGTGTACCACACTCAACATGGACCAGAGGGAGCGAAGGAAAGAGTTGTCTCACTACATTAGAAAGGAAATTATAGACAAGCATGTTAAAGGTTAATGCTATAAGACCATCTCCAGGCAGATTGATGTTCCCGTGACTGAAGTTGCACATATTATTCAGAAATGTAAGATCCATTGGACTGTaaccataaaataaattataaaaaggccAGACAGGAATTTGCCAAGCTACATGTTGACAAGCAACAATGCTTTTGGGAGAATGTcttttggacagatgagacaaaaataggaacttttggCCAAGGCACATCAGTTCTGTGTTCACAGACGGGAAAATAAAGCATATCAAGAAAAGAACATTGTCCCTGCTGTGAATCATGGAGGAGGCTCTGTGATGTTCTGGGGCTGCTTTTCTTCCTCTGGCACAGGGTGTCTTGACTCTCTGCAGGATGCAATGAACCCTAGAGAGAAATATGCTACCCAGTGTCAGAAAGCTTGGTCTCAGTCGCAGGTTGTGGGTCTTGCAACAGGATAAGAACCCAAAACAAACAGCTAAAAACATTCAAGAATGGCTAAGAGGAAACTTTCGACTATTCTGAAGTGGCCTTCTATGAGCCCTGACCTAAGTCCTGTTGAGCATCTTTTGAAGGTGCTGAAACACGCCGTCTGGAAAAGGCTCCCTTCAAAGCTGATACAACTAGAGCAGTTTGCTCATGGGTAGTGGGCCAGAATACCTGATGAGAGGTCCAGAAGTCTCATTGACAGGAAGCTTTTGATTGCAGTGATTGCCTCAAAAGGCTGTGCAACAAAATGTTAAGTTAAGGGTACCATCATTGTTGTCCCGGCCATTTCCatgagtttagtttttataaatcaTTCTGTTGAAGCATGGTTGAAAAGCAATGTCTGACTTTCATTTGTTCATTTGtatatcatttttatttattattacttttgtcagATTTAAGTTCTTTATGCGAAGGAGTCTAATTTTTGTAAATGTCCCCCCAGATTGACCTCTTCAGCACAAGGCTGCACATAGGTGACACGCCCTATTCACCTCTCATGGTTAATGTGTTTCGAGGCATCCAGCCATCGCAGCCAGTCTCAACGCAGCCGTCCTGCACCATACCTCACCGCCTTCTGAAAAAAAAGGGGACAGGCTGGGCTTTTTTCTGGGGAGAAAACTAAAAAGCTAAGGTCACAGCTCAACCAGTGTTTGAACTATCCTACTTTGGAATCAAATGTGCGTAAAAAGCTTCAACTGCTGTAAAACATCAATGCATATGTAATagtttttgttcattccttgttgttcttcttcttctaatgacaataagttttatttacaaagcaccATTCagaacactcaaggacactgttcagaacaagcagaacaataaagataaaacattcAACAGTGAAAGTTACAATGAACCGGTAATCAGAGAAAGAATGCACTATGCTTCAGCTTTTTTGATatcttttatcattttcatAAACTTccttcttaaaatgttttgcatttcaatCACATTAGAATTGGTCCAGCTCAATTTATTAAAATTCTAAACTCCTTAAAGCTGGTCTACATCGTTCTGTTCTAATATGAAAATCTTTCAAACCCAGTTTTGTGATTTATGAAACTTTTATTTGCCTATTTCAGCTTCATGTACTTAGTATACAGCATTACCTAAACTTTAGGTCAGTTCCTTTTTGACTATTTAGGTTTTTCAAAAGatattttgtctttcttttgccaaaatttgtattaattctttcaaattcaataaatgcTACTTTATCGGTTTTCTCTTCTTGAGCACTTTTCTGTAGGAGTTTGCGCTTCTATAGcaatcagctgcagctgatgcCTTGATTCTGAAATATTTCCTTCATTTCTTTCACCCTTCAACAGAAGGTTTTGCAGACTTCTGTCTGTTATTCCACTttagctttcagtttttttgttgatcAGCTGACAGCTTAGCTGTTGTTAATATTTATGCTCCTGTCAAAGTAAGAATTGGTTCATCTGATCATGGAATAAAGTGGGTTTGATTATTTGAGCATTTGTACTGTGTGGAttaaatgcatgcatttatttagagaTTTAAGGCACACATAAGAATTAATTTCTAGATAAACATCTAGGTGGTGACGCATTTTTCCTACCGATGTCACGTTATGAGGCACCACCCCCTCTGGGGGGGATTCCTACACGATGCTGGAAAAGACTTAAAATTCTCACAAACACttaattgttgctgctaagggttgcccaattaggtttaggggtaatcactttttcacacagggccacgtaggtttagattttctttttcccttaataataacaatttttatttaaaaactgcatttttgtgtttagttgtgttgtttttggctAAAATGTGAATGTGTTTGATACTCTGtaacaaacaaatgcaaaaaaacaggcaaatgaaattatctgccaattgaaatagatttttgcacttaaaatgagaacaactcatctccatcatctgatttcaagtgcagtatatttaattatcttatgttaggggtgaaaatactcattccattggtagcTTACCTTGTTAAGCTGCTCaatttaaggacaaatacacacttttcaagaaaatgttacttacttttagtttcctttttgcagtgtgaaaggTTCTGGGAAACAAGGTTCAGGGTAGCCTAGTCACAACTTTTAGACCTGACAAAATTTGTATGCACAAAAACCCGCTGTCTGttcttgtaaaaagaaaaaagccaaataGTGAAAGGTTCTGATTACATTTTTGAATATTTGGGAATTATATGCTTAAcagttgtttttgcttttttgcacACCTGCAGTTCCattgaaacaaacatttatagTCCATCTGGGAGAAtctctgaaaatgtgtttttttttgttaattttgttaatTAAGCAGTGCAGCTACATAGCTTGCATTTAGACAGATACACGCCAACCCTTAAGCCTTACAGACAAAGACAAGGAAATTCAGATAATTACCAACCTTTGAGCTCCACAAACAGCATTACAAAGTGTACAAAATCCAGTTATCACATTTCTAATTGTAATAATATCAAAACTGCATGAACTTATAAATAAtctgttaaatacattttttaaacacatctacaaataaaaaataacagttaGATTTGGAAATGAAATGAAGGTGGCTTAACTGTCATAACCATCTTAATTTGCATGGCTGGATCAGATATGGAGTTAAAAGGATCGCTCCACTTGCTGAATGGTGGTGCTAAATACCAGTCAATCCCAAAGAgactttatttttgtccatttttatcCTGCAAACATGTGAAACTGAAGCAAGATGGGAGCGTATTGCTGTTTCCGGGCTGTCAACGACACATTCTGAGCAGTAACAAAACAAACCTCTCTGCAAGCAGACCCTCTAATAACTCATCTAAGGCTGAAtgatggttaaaaaaagggtTTCTTCTATAATTCAGTGCAGCAAAAACAGGTTCCCTAAATAATCCACTAATTATTTAGGGAAATCAACGCGTTAAACATCAGCAGGACAGCAGCCAGGATCAGATAGTCGTTCCTCAGTGACAGAGAAGATCTGCTGAAGGCACAGGCACATTCCTTTGGATCTCCAGAAACCTCCGGAGTGAACGTAGGAGGAGGACCTGGACAACGCAGCCAGTCTATGGCGGTGGACTTGGGGGATACGTATTCCTGGTTTATCCCTCCGTTTTTGAGCACCCAGTAGAAGTCGTCCTTGAAGAAGTAGGCGTCTCCTGGAGAACAAGGACGGCAGCAACTTTCAGTGAGGAAAAGGGCAACCAGAAACGCTTCACCTGAGCGACACGCGAGCGCATCAACAAGAACAAACTGTAAACTGATCTGCCTCTATAATAATGTTTGGTGATTACATTTGCAGATTCCTCTTCTGTCCCATGGATCTTAAACCTTGGTGTTTTCCCAGAAACAGTTAGAATCCATCAGGGGTTTGATTCCTGACTTCTGCTTCATGGCTGCTGTGGACAAAGGCCTCTACAGCCCCAGAAAAACGTATTAAAGTTGTAGTGGTGTGGTGATGAGTAGAATCCTAGTCAATTGGTTAATGTAACATTGTGCCAAAGACAGTAGCTTGTTGTGACTCTTGAGGCAACAGCTCTAAGAAACTGTTAAACAACATCTTTATAAGTTCAAAGACAGAAATTAATCAATGGAAGACAATAATTCTAGgtattttacaaatatattgAAGATATTTTTGAGTGCTGATGATCTAATGACTAGTGTATGTTCTACATAAACACTGACATGAACTTGCAGAACAGCAGCTCTTGAGGACAGGAAATGGGCAGCCCTAATTTaggggaaaacatgcaaatattcatgcatatttatataaattacaTCAAGATCAAATCGTGTTGCATTCTTAAAGAGCAGGACTGTTAGAGACACATGCTGCCTGTTGAAATCTGGTGGAAACTTTTGACACAGATAAAAGAATGTTACAAGTCACAAGTCAAGTAGAATTAATGATTTCTAAATTCGAACcatgtgctttttaaaatcttgtttgCAGCTATTTGCTTGCAGACATTAAATATGTGCTGATATTAAATATG
Above is a genomic segment from Fundulus heteroclitus isolate FHET01 chromosome 10, MU-UCD_Fhet_4.1, whole genome shotgun sequence containing:
- the LOC105926620 gene encoding carbonic anhydrase 4-like → MRLDSRYLRGNIATAKMNLLAVIAVAVCVLAPHADCASDNIAWCYHHPCCNYRTWPAIAPQFCNGTRQSPINIVPAAAKGNSDLVEFSFKGYGNTYALKTIENTGKTVKVTLKRGIQISGGDLSECYDSLQFHLHWGNGAAYPGSEHTVDGKRYPMELHIVHIKSSFKRNTDLAVADSEGVAVLGFFIEELPGTRNQPASWKTLTSYLSDVSLAGQKSRIKYRISLDDLLSGVDRSKYYRYLGSLTTPTCDEAVVWTVFKEPIKVSKNLIDLFSTRLHIGDTPYSPLMVNVFRGIQPSQPVSTQPSCTIPHRLLKKKGTGWAFFWGEN